One Dioscorea cayenensis subsp. rotundata cultivar TDr96_F1 chromosome 19, TDr96_F1_v2_PseudoChromosome.rev07_lg8_w22 25.fasta, whole genome shotgun sequence genomic window, ATTGAGGTTAATGTCATAAAACTGGGCAAAATGCAATGAATAATCCTTCCAAATTTTTGAGAAtctgtttgtttgatttatacTTTTTCTCAAATGATGAAATACAATGATAAATTTATAGCACATTATTCCCTGGATATAACAGGAAGAATCCAATCATAACATAACAATTTTTCATACCCTTATTTAACTAATTGCTGGTCTTTTGTATCTCTGGTTTTAAACTTTGCGGTGTGCAGGAGAAAGGAGGCAGGCCACTACCTAAATTTGGAGAATGGGATGTGAATAACCCTGCATCTGCTGAAGGATTCACTGTCATATTTAACAAGGCTCGAGATGAGAAAAAATCAACCACAAGTACAAGTG contains:
- the LOC120249694 gene encoding protein NOI4-like, whose product is MAEKGGRPLPKFGEWDVNNPASAEGFTVIFNKARDEKKSTTSTSATTSDRRNNAGAYHRDLNYQYPRTNRRKWFCCG